In Treponema vincentii, a single window of DNA contains:
- a CDS encoding amylo-alpha-1,6-glucosidase, translating into MNTYGFAYGIDTVPFSARGSYFAVSENEGKVYIRDLHGGDGADSNIYELSIDGYVWKNLICERTETVLSFHAQDDAACFVMLLCTADDRLFIKAAGFTIRLKGITDGAYDTLVQVSEGEYEHQLYDKQLKICVSVLEGRCTATSTWGVRGSACPVLTVNADGQAACAVLRSTTVSFRPDVCTRDDFDKAEQQLAAEYDEWKRRFPCFIEAYQESHSLARYIVWNNTVHAQGALTCDAVYMSKNTMFNIWSWDNCFTALALGGVYPETAYGQLKIFFDTQDVFGAYPDYVNNAFASFNCLKPPIHAWVYHKLLEANPLFSRMEYFMPAYKRFCRAALYWLDRRRPNGSAFPLYYHGNDSGWDNASVFHEGIPVESPDLSAFLIQKMDILSSFAQRLGNDTEAVQWKRRADELFAGFMDRFYEDGAFHAWNTGTGSRIRTGHSLLMYLPLVIAYRMDKRIADALVHDLEQNFEAPFGLTTEQKNSLLYKKGGYWLGPLWAPVTYLFIDALRANGYPDFAKRLAYRFFEVTKIGLMAENYDAFTGCGYDDQAFTWPACVFLQLEKEFA; encoded by the coding sequence ATGAATACATACGGTTTTGCGTATGGAATTGATACGGTACCTTTCAGTGCACGCGGTTCGTATTTTGCCGTTTCGGAAAATGAAGGAAAAGTATATATACGGGATCTTCACGGAGGGGACGGTGCCGATTCAAATATCTATGAACTTTCGATAGACGGTTATGTATGGAAAAACTTGATATGCGAAAGAACGGAAACCGTTCTTTCATTTCATGCTCAAGATGATGCCGCCTGTTTTGTTATGCTGTTATGTACTGCGGATGATCGGCTTTTTATCAAAGCTGCCGGTTTTACCATCCGTTTAAAAGGAATTACGGACGGCGCATACGATACGCTTGTGCAGGTTTCCGAAGGGGAATATGAACATCAGCTGTATGATAAACAATTAAAAATATGCGTGTCGGTTTTGGAAGGGCGCTGCACTGCAACATCAACGTGGGGAGTACGAGGAAGCGCCTGTCCTGTACTTACGGTTAATGCCGATGGGCAAGCTGCCTGCGCCGTGCTTAGAAGCACAACCGTTTCTTTTCGTCCTGATGTGTGCACAAGGGACGACTTTGATAAAGCGGAGCAACAGCTTGCAGCCGAGTATGATGAATGGAAACGCCGCTTTCCCTGCTTCATCGAGGCGTATCAAGAAAGTCATTCGCTTGCCCGTTATATTGTATGGAACAATACCGTCCATGCGCAGGGAGCATTAACCTGCGATGCCGTATATATGTCTAAAAACACCATGTTCAATATTTGGAGCTGGGACAATTGTTTTACGGCGCTTGCACTGGGAGGCGTATATCCGGAGACGGCCTACGGACAGCTGAAAATCTTTTTTGACACACAGGATGTATTCGGTGCATATCCCGACTATGTTAATAATGCATTCGCATCATTTAACTGTTTAAAACCGCCTATCCATGCATGGGTATATCACAAATTGCTGGAGGCAAATCCGCTTTTTTCCCGCATGGAATACTTTATGCCGGCGTATAAAAGGTTTTGCCGTGCCGCGCTTTACTGGCTTGACCGCCGCCGCCCGAACGGAAGCGCTTTTCCGCTGTACTATCACGGTAATGATTCAGGTTGGGATAATGCTTCCGTTTTCCATGAAGGTATTCCGGTGGAATCTCCCGACTTAAGCGCCTTCCTCATTCAAAAAATGGATATCTTATCCTCCTTTGCGCAAAGGCTTGGCAATGATACGGAGGCTGTACAGTGGAAGCGGCGGGCTGATGAGCTTTTTGCCGGCTTTATGGACAGGTTTTATGAGGATGGCGCTTTTCATGCATGGAATACCGGTACGGGCAGTAGAATTAGAACGGGACATTCGCTGCTGATGTATCTGCCGTTAGTTATTGCCTACCGCATGGATAAACGGATTGCCGATGCATTAGTGCATGATTTGGAACAAAACTTTGAAGCTCCGTTCGGACTCACTACCGAGCAAAAAAACAGTCTGCTATATAAGAAGGGCGGCTATTGGCTCGGTCCCCTGTGGGCGCCTGTAACCTATTTGTTTATCGATGCACTAAGAGCGAACGGATATCCCGATTTCGCAAAACGTTTGGCGTACCGTTTTTTTGAGGTAACAAAAATCGGTTTAATGGCAGAAAATTACGATGCGTTTACGGGCTGCGGGTACGACGATCAGGCTTTCACATGGCCAGCCTGCGTATTTTTGCAACTCGAAAAAGAATTCGCATAA
- a CDS encoding glycoside hydrolase family 2 TIM barrel-domain containing protein: MERQKKRWEDETLLHIGRREAQPHLMRSGMQPTDISLNGEWDFLYLRAPEFSPEGFFEKNFTTKEWNTIPVPSCWQMQGYGQMHYTDVWYLFPVNPPFVPSENPTGIYRRSFTVPDTWQDGKTILRFDGVGSAFDVWINGIHCGYSKVSRLASEFDISHCVVIGENQITVRVYQWSDGSYLERQDMWVFSGILRDVTVYHESTCSISTCFVCGDLKNGYKDGVLYADVLLSAEAEGADYTVEYHLSEKDSGREIAHGYAAVQDSTCNTMQEGVQNSGTVFCSNNCNSGLRVIREEIASVHTWTAETPFLYCLQLELKKDGRILDTTALTLGFRKIEIIDGNFTVNGKAILLNGVNMHDFSPSGGSTVDKTVVEQDIILMKQHNINAVRCSHYPKADYFYDLCDTYGLYVIDEADLESHGFEWIQATNWLNETASWELAYIDRCERMVKAHYNHPCILMWSMGNESGMGTNFKKAADRIRLLDKTRLLHYEGDSNAEIADVYSTMYTRLNRLQEIAEGNDAHGKPHLLCEYAHAMGTGPGNLEEYQNLFRRYKRLQGGFIWEWYDHGIQITKEDGSITYYYGGDFGDEPTNSNFCIDGLLMPDRTPSTGLLCYKEVIAPVDCYPADLAKGLITIRNRYDFTDLHDIALYWQVVSNGTVYASGIIDTLTATAGKEETIRIPYSLPKESFEAYYLNIQFTHKHKTLYADSGFIVAKQQLLLPVARIPRQRLHDTEHGLQISDEQTKLIVSGNEVQVAFCKVTGRLLEYTVDGISYLCEGFTPNVRRALIDNDMYKVKDWKEKYFIHKQQEQLEAFTYSSEKNYVAVHISTHFSFLNQAFGFKCEYRYRIFPDGEIEFDLQARSFAYTDFVPQMIPRAGIEFSMPLQFNRVTWYGLGFEENYCDMKAHAQKGVYSASVQDMHTEYVKPQENGHREEVERLLLSGSGKGLLFSFENPVGINVHDYTIDALEKAGHIGNIEKAGRVVVHIDAKHSGLGSNSCGEEQMYKNKTRINDFAITMRFRPANPTDFVERL; encoded by the coding sequence ATGGAACGGCAAAAAAAACGATGGGAAGATGAAACGCTTTTACACATTGGGCGGAGGGAAGCGCAGCCGCATCTTATGCGCAGCGGTATGCAGCCTACCGATATATCGCTGAACGGCGAATGGGATTTTTTATACCTGCGTGCGCCGGAATTTTCGCCTGAAGGTTTTTTTGAGAAAAACTTTACGACAAAGGAATGGAATACGATACCGGTGCCTTCATGCTGGCAGATGCAGGGATACGGGCAGATGCATTACACGGATGTGTGGTATCTGTTTCCTGTCAATCCCCCGTTTGTGCCGAGTGAAAACCCAACCGGAATATATCGCCGTTCTTTCACGGTGCCTGATACGTGGCAAGACGGTAAAACAATACTACGGTTTGACGGTGTCGGCAGCGCATTCGATGTATGGATAAACGGCATTCATTGCGGATATAGCAAAGTAAGCAGGCTTGCTTCCGAATTCGATATTTCACATTGCGTGGTTATAGGTGAAAATCAAATCACAGTACGAGTTTACCAATGGTCTGACGGTTCGTATTTGGAACGGCAGGATATGTGGGTATTCAGCGGGATACTTCGCGATGTAACGGTGTATCACGAGAGTACATGTTCAATTTCTACTTGCTTTGTTTGCGGCGATTTAAAAAACGGATACAAGGACGGTGTGTTATATGCCGATGTTCTGCTGAGTGCAGAAGCCGAAGGTGCAGATTATACGGTAGAATATCATCTGTCGGAAAAAGACAGCGGACGGGAGATAGCACACGGCTACGCTGCCGTTCAAGATAGTACCTGTAATACAATGCAGGAGGGTGTTCAAAACAGCGGTACGGTATTCTGCTCGAATAACTGCAATTCCGGACTCAGAGTGATACGCGAAGAAATTGCCTCGGTGCATACATGGACTGCTGAGACTCCTTTTTTATATTGCTTACAGCTGGAACTAAAAAAAGACGGACGAATACTTGACACTACAGCGCTGACGCTCGGTTTTAGAAAAATTGAAATTATTGACGGTAATTTTACCGTAAACGGAAAAGCGATATTGTTGAACGGTGTCAATATGCACGATTTTAGTCCGTCCGGTGGCAGTACGGTAGATAAGACCGTTGTCGAGCAGGACATCATATTGATGAAGCAGCATAACATCAATGCCGTTCGCTGCTCTCATTATCCCAAGGCAGATTATTTTTACGATTTGTGTGATACCTACGGCTTATATGTTATCGATGAGGCCGATTTGGAATCGCACGGTTTTGAATGGATACAAGCGACGAATTGGCTTAATGAGACGGCATCATGGGAGCTCGCCTATATCGATAGGTGTGAACGGATGGTAAAGGCTCATTATAATCATCCGTGTATCCTGATGTGGTCGATGGGAAATGAATCGGGCATGGGTACCAATTTTAAAAAAGCTGCAGACCGTATCCGTTTGCTCGATAAAACCCGACTCCTTCATTATGAGGGTGATAGTAATGCGGAAATCGCAGATGTGTATTCAACAATGTATACCCGTTTAAATCGGCTTCAAGAAATTGCCGAAGGTAATGACGCGCACGGTAAACCCCATCTGCTTTGCGAGTATGCTCATGCGATGGGAACGGGGCCGGGCAATCTTGAAGAATATCAAAACCTGTTCCGCCGGTATAAAAGATTGCAGGGCGGTTTTATTTGGGAATGGTACGATCACGGGATTCAAATCACAAAAGAAGATGGGAGTATAACGTATTATTACGGTGGTGATTTCGGTGACGAACCTACTAACTCCAATTTTTGTATCGACGGTTTATTAATGCCGGACAGAACGCCGTCCACAGGCCTTTTGTGTTATAAAGAAGTTATTGCTCCGGTAGATTGCTATCCGGCAGATCTTGCCAAAGGGTTGATTACAATCCGGAACCGCTACGATTTTACGGATTTGCATGATATTGCTTTATATTGGCAGGTTGTATCTAACGGTACGGTATATGCGAGCGGCATAATCGATACGTTGACCGCCACTGCGGGGAAGGAAGAGACAATCCGTATTCCCTATTCCTTACCCAAAGAATCATTTGAAGCATATTATCTGAATATACAATTTACGCATAAACACAAGACCTTATATGCGGATTCGGGTTTTATTGTTGCAAAGCAGCAGCTCTTATTACCGGTCGCGCGGATACCTCGGCAGCGCTTACACGACACGGAACACGGTTTGCAAATATCAGATGAACAGACAAAACTTATTGTGTCCGGCAATGAGGTGCAGGTAGCGTTTTGCAAGGTAACCGGTAGACTGCTTGAATATACGGTAGATGGAATAAGCTATCTATGTGAAGGTTTTACTCCGAATGTTCGGCGCGCGTTGATAGACAACGATATGTATAAAGTTAAAGATTGGAAGGAGAAATATTTTATACATAAACAACAAGAACAGTTGGAAGCCTTTACCTACAGTTCCGAGAAAAATTATGTAGCGGTACATATTTCCACACATTTCTCCTTTTTAAATCAAGCATTCGGATTTAAATGCGAATACCGTTACCGAATATTTCCGGACGGGGAGATTGAATTTGACTTGCAAGCACGTTCATTTGCGTATACCGATTTTGTTCCTCAGATGATTCCGCGTGCGGGAATAGAATTCAGTATGCCACTGCAATTCAACCGTGTTACATGGTACGGATTAGGTTTCGAAGAAAATTACTGTGATATGAAAGCCCATGCTCAAAAGGGTGTGTATTCCGCGTCCGTGCAGGACATGCATACCGAATATGTTAAACCGCAGGAAAACGGACACCGGGAAGAAGTCGAACGGCTCCTGTTGAGCGGCTCCGGTAAAGGTCTGTTATTCAGCTTTGAAAATCCGGTAGGGATCAATGTACATGATTATACAATTGATGCGCTGGAGAAAGCTGGCCATATCGGCAACATAGAAAAAGCCGGAAGAGTAGTGGTGCATATCGATGCAAAACACAGCGGCCTCGGTTCCAACAGCTGCGGCGAAGAACAAATGTATAAAAACAAAACCCGCATTAACGATTTTGCAATTACAATGCGTTTCCGCCCTGCTAATCCGACAGATTTCGTGGAGAGATTATGA
- a CDS encoding carbohydrate ABC transporter permease, which produces MRLSKKSKILIYTLLIAIALYFLFPFIYMLLTVFKTEAEANAYPPRFFPKEWRWGNFAAAWKSQPFGLYFFNSVLITVMTTIGQLIACSLTAYGFARYRFKGKTVLFIIMLSTMMIPWDVTMIPLYMEFNLFGWINTLKPLIVPAFFGSAYYIFLMHQFLIAGVPRDFEEAARIDGAHAFQIYALIFMPILKPQLILVAVLNMLTVWNDYLVPLIFLQSRAKYTLALGLASFKGVHDTQIIPILCITVIMIIPPIVLFMIAQKYIIEGTSGAIK; this is translated from the coding sequence ATGAGGCTGTCGAAAAAAAGTAAAATACTGATATACACTCTGCTGATAGCAATTGCTCTTTATTTTTTATTTCCGTTTATATATATGCTGCTAACCGTGTTTAAAACGGAAGCGGAGGCAAATGCGTATCCGCCCCGCTTTTTTCCTAAAGAATGGCGATGGGGTAATTTTGCTGCTGCATGGAAGTCCCAGCCCTTCGGGTTGTATTTTTTTAATTCGGTTCTTATTACGGTTATGACGACGATCGGGCAGCTCATTGCCTGTTCTTTAACTGCATACGGCTTTGCACGGTATCGGTTTAAAGGTAAAACCGTTCTGTTTATCATCATGCTTTCTACGATGATGATTCCGTGGGATGTAACAATGATTCCGCTGTATATGGAGTTTAATCTTTTCGGTTGGATCAATACGTTAAAGCCGTTGATTGTGCCCGCCTTCTTCGGTTCGGCCTATTATATTTTTTTGATGCACCAATTTTTAATAGCGGGCGTTCCGCGCGACTTTGAGGAAGCCGCCCGTATCGACGGTGCCCATGCGTTTCAGATTTATGCACTGATCTTTATGCCGATATTAAAACCGCAACTTATTTTAGTTGCAGTTTTAAATATGCTGACGGTATGGAACGACTATCTCGTCCCGCTTATTTTCTTGCAGAGTAGAGCAAAGTATACGCTCGCGTTGGGACTTGCGTCGTTTAAAGGTGTGCATGATACGCAGATTATTCCCATTTTGTGTATTACCGTCATTATGATTATCCCGCCTATTGTGTTATTTATGATCGCACAAAAATACATTATCGAAGGCACCTCAGGAGCAATAAAATGA